Proteins from a genomic interval of Oryctolagus cuniculus chromosome 8, mOryCun1.1, whole genome shotgun sequence:
- the ABHD18 gene encoding protein ABHD18 isoform X8, whose product MARPMIKEARMASLLLENPYYGCRKPKDQVRSSLKNVSDLFVMGGALVLESAALLHWLEREGYGPLGMTGISMGGHMASLAVSNWPKPMPLIPCLSWSTASGVFTTGVLSKSINWRELEKQYYTQTVYEEEIIHMLEYCGTDSFKMGQEFVKRFPSSADKLTNLNLVSRTLNLDMTNQVVSPKPAECHNSSKTSIDATSKELLVQDTSKLECFNQALSTNKSSYASCNPQSSHLLNKEQRRNNLQKESLIFMKGVMDECTHVANFSVPVDPSLIIVVQAKEDAYIPRTGVRSLQEIWPGCEIRYLDGGHISAYLFKQGLFRQAIYDAFERFLHKYAN is encoded by the exons GAGGTCCAGCTTAAAAAACGTGTCTGATCTTTTTGTGATGGGAGGAGCTCTTGTTTTAGAATCTGCAGCTCTCTTGCACTGGCTAGAGAGGGAAGGTTATGGACCTCTAGGAATGACCGGAATATCCATGGGAGGACAT ATGGCCTCTCTAGCCGTATCCAACTGGCCTAAGCCCATGCCTTTGATTCCATGTCTGTCTTGGTCCACAGCATCTGGGGTCTTCACTACG GGTGTGTTGAGTAAATCAATTAATTGGAGAGAACTGGAAAAGCAATATTATACACAGACAGTTTATGAAGAAGAAATTATTCACATGCTTGAATATTGTGGA ACAGATTCTTTCAAAATGGGACAAGAGTTTGTGAAACGTTTCCCTAGCAGTGCTGACAAGCTAACTAACCTTAATCTGGTTTCCAGAACCTTAAATTTAGATATGACAAATCAAGTTGTGTCCCCAAAACCTGCTGAGTGCCATAATTCTAGTAAAACATCTATCGATGCCACATCAAAAGAACTCTTGGTGCAAGATACCTCTAAGTTGGAGTGCTTCAATCAAGCACTTTCAACCAACAAAAGTAGTTACGCAAGTTGTAATCCTCAATCATCCCACCTACTCaataaagaacaaagaagaaacaatCTTCAGAAAGAATCTTTAATATTTATGAAAGGAGTCATGGATGAATGTACTCATGTGGCAAATTTCTCAG TTCCAGTTGACCCAAGCCTCATTATTGTGGTACAAGCCAAAGAAGATGCATATATTCCACGAACAGGAGTTCGAAGTCTACAAGAAATTTGGCCTGGTTGTGAAATCCGATATTTAGATGGGGGTCATATTAGTGCTTATCTTTTTAAACAAGGACTCTTCAG aCAAGCCATCTATGATGCATTTGAACGCTTCCTTCACAAATATGCTAACTAA
- the ABHD18 gene encoding protein ABHD18 isoform X9: MKTNAGKKYIKMKPKDQVRSSLKNVSDLFVMGGALVLESAALLHWLEREGYGPLGMTGISMGGHMASLAVSNWPKPMPLIPCLSWSTASGVFTTGVLSKSINWRELEKQYYTQTVYEEEIIHMLEYCGTDSFKMGQEFVKRFPSSADKLTNLNLVSRTLNLDMTNQVVSPKPAECHNSSKTSIDATSKELLVQDTSKLECFNQALSTNKSSYASCNPQSSHLLNKEQRRNNLQKESLIFMKGVMDECTHVANFSVPVDPSLIIVVQAKEDAYIPRTGVRSLQEIWPGCEIRYLDGGHISAYLFKQGLFRQAIYDAFERFLHKYAN, translated from the exons GAGGTCCAGCTTAAAAAACGTGTCTGATCTTTTTGTGATGGGAGGAGCTCTTGTTTTAGAATCTGCAGCTCTCTTGCACTGGCTAGAGAGGGAAGGTTATGGACCTCTAGGAATGACCGGAATATCCATGGGAGGACAT ATGGCCTCTCTAGCCGTATCCAACTGGCCTAAGCCCATGCCTTTGATTCCATGTCTGTCTTGGTCCACAGCATCTGGGGTCTTCACTACG GGTGTGTTGAGTAAATCAATTAATTGGAGAGAACTGGAAAAGCAATATTATACACAGACAGTTTATGAAGAAGAAATTATTCACATGCTTGAATATTGTGGA ACAGATTCTTTCAAAATGGGACAAGAGTTTGTGAAACGTTTCCCTAGCAGTGCTGACAAGCTAACTAACCTTAATCTGGTTTCCAGAACCTTAAATTTAGATATGACAAATCAAGTTGTGTCCCCAAAACCTGCTGAGTGCCATAATTCTAGTAAAACATCTATCGATGCCACATCAAAAGAACTCTTGGTGCAAGATACCTCTAAGTTGGAGTGCTTCAATCAAGCACTTTCAACCAACAAAAGTAGTTACGCAAGTTGTAATCCTCAATCATCCCACCTACTCaataaagaacaaagaagaaacaatCTTCAGAAAGAATCTTTAATATTTATGAAAGGAGTCATGGATGAATGTACTCATGTGGCAAATTTCTCAG TTCCAGTTGACCCAAGCCTCATTATTGTGGTACAAGCCAAAGAAGATGCATATATTCCACGAACAGGAGTTCGAAGTCTACAAGAAATTTGGCCTGGTTGTGAAATCCGATATTTAGATGGGGGTCATATTAGTGCTTATCTTTTTAAACAAGGACTCTTCAG aCAAGCCATCTATGATGCATTTGAACGCTTCCTTCACAAATATGCTAACTAA
- the ABHD18 gene encoding protein ABHD18 isoform X10, whose translation MKTNAGKKYIKMRSSLKNVSDLFVMGGALVLESAALLHWLEREGYGPLGMTGISMGGHMASLAVSNWPKPMPLIPCLSWSTASGVFTTGVLSKSINWRELEKQYYTQTVYEEEIIHMLEYCGTDSFKMGQEFVKRFPSSADKLTNLNLVSRTLNLDMTNQVVSPKPAECHNSSKTSIDATSKELLVQDTSKLECFNQALSTNKSSYASCNPQSSHLLNKEQRRNNLQKESLIFMKGVMDECTHVANFSVPVDPSLIIVVQAKEDAYIPRTGVRSLQEIWPGCEIRYLDGGHISAYLFKQGLFRQAIYDAFERFLHKYAN comes from the exons GAGGTCCAGCTTAAAAAACGTGTCTGATCTTTTTGTGATGGGAGGAGCTCTTGTTTTAGAATCTGCAGCTCTCTTGCACTGGCTAGAGAGGGAAGGTTATGGACCTCTAGGAATGACCGGAATATCCATGGGAGGACAT ATGGCCTCTCTAGCCGTATCCAACTGGCCTAAGCCCATGCCTTTGATTCCATGTCTGTCTTGGTCCACAGCATCTGGGGTCTTCACTACG GGTGTGTTGAGTAAATCAATTAATTGGAGAGAACTGGAAAAGCAATATTATACACAGACAGTTTATGAAGAAGAAATTATTCACATGCTTGAATATTGTGGA ACAGATTCTTTCAAAATGGGACAAGAGTTTGTGAAACGTTTCCCTAGCAGTGCTGACAAGCTAACTAACCTTAATCTGGTTTCCAGAACCTTAAATTTAGATATGACAAATCAAGTTGTGTCCCCAAAACCTGCTGAGTGCCATAATTCTAGTAAAACATCTATCGATGCCACATCAAAAGAACTCTTGGTGCAAGATACCTCTAAGTTGGAGTGCTTCAATCAAGCACTTTCAACCAACAAAAGTAGTTACGCAAGTTGTAATCCTCAATCATCCCACCTACTCaataaagaacaaagaagaaacaatCTTCAGAAAGAATCTTTAATATTTATGAAAGGAGTCATGGATGAATGTACTCATGTGGCAAATTTCTCAG TTCCAGTTGACCCAAGCCTCATTATTGTGGTACAAGCCAAAGAAGATGCATATATTCCACGAACAGGAGTTCGAAGTCTACAAGAAATTTGGCCTGGTTGTGAAATCCGATATTTAGATGGGGGTCATATTAGTGCTTATCTTTTTAAACAAGGACTCTTCAG aCAAGCCATCTATGATGCATTTGAACGCTTCCTTCACAAATATGCTAACTAA
- the ABHD18 gene encoding protein ABHD18 isoform X11, which produces MGGALVLESAALLHWLEREGYGPLGMTGISMGGHMASLAVSNWPKPMPLIPCLSWSTASGVFTTGVLSKSINWRELEKQYYTQTVYEEEIIHMLEYCGTDSFKMGQEFVKRFPSSADKLTNLNLVSRTLNLDMTNQVVSPKPAECHNSSKTSIDATSKELLVQDTSKLECFNQALSTNKSSYASCNPQSSHLLNKEQRRNNLQKESLIFMKGVMDECTHVANFSVPVDPSLIIVVQAKEDAYIPRTGVRSLQEIWPGCEIRYLDGGHISAYLFKQGLFRQAIYDAFERFLHKYAN; this is translated from the exons ATGGGAGGAGCTCTTGTTTTAGAATCTGCAGCTCTCTTGCACTGGCTAGAGAGGGAAGGTTATGGACCTCTAGGAATGACCGGAATATCCATGGGAGGACAT ATGGCCTCTCTAGCCGTATCCAACTGGCCTAAGCCCATGCCTTTGATTCCATGTCTGTCTTGGTCCACAGCATCTGGGGTCTTCACTACG GGTGTGTTGAGTAAATCAATTAATTGGAGAGAACTGGAAAAGCAATATTATACACAGACAGTTTATGAAGAAGAAATTATTCACATGCTTGAATATTGTGGA ACAGATTCTTTCAAAATGGGACAAGAGTTTGTGAAACGTTTCCCTAGCAGTGCTGACAAGCTAACTAACCTTAATCTGGTTTCCAGAACCTTAAATTTAGATATGACAAATCAAGTTGTGTCCCCAAAACCTGCTGAGTGCCATAATTCTAGTAAAACATCTATCGATGCCACATCAAAAGAACTCTTGGTGCAAGATACCTCTAAGTTGGAGTGCTTCAATCAAGCACTTTCAACCAACAAAAGTAGTTACGCAAGTTGTAATCCTCAATCATCCCACCTACTCaataaagaacaaagaagaaacaatCTTCAGAAAGAATCTTTAATATTTATGAAAGGAGTCATGGATGAATGTACTCATGTGGCAAATTTCTCAG TTCCAGTTGACCCAAGCCTCATTATTGTGGTACAAGCCAAAGAAGATGCATATATTCCACGAACAGGAGTTCGAAGTCTACAAGAAATTTGGCCTGGTTGTGAAATCCGATATTTAGATGGGGGTCATATTAGTGCTTATCTTTTTAAACAAGGACTCTTCAG aCAAGCCATCTATGATGCATTTGAACGCTTCCTTCACAAATATGCTAACTAA